The Bacillus carboniphilus genome contains a region encoding:
- a CDS encoding metallophosphoesterase family protein, with the protein MKVAALYDIHGNLPALNAVLEELKEVQPDLILIGGDIVSGPMPVETLERIFQLDEKVRYIRGNGDREVVMAYDGQSLQHMSEKGRENQEWVAEQITPLQRDFLAQLPEQEPFHIEGFGEILFCHATPNSDEEIFTPNTTMKRLSTIFQNVSQKYVVCGHTHIQFEHEVDGLSILNAGSVGMPFADQPGAYWLLLTPDGYEFRRTTYSKEEAAKVISTSKDPQAQEFIETYVVKGVPEAKGMEILEGLANKQYL; encoded by the coding sequence ATGAAGGTAGCTGCACTTTATGATATCCATGGAAATCTGCCAGCACTAAACGCAGTGCTAGAAGAGCTCAAAGAGGTACAGCCGGATCTAATATTAATTGGAGGAGATATTGTTTCTGGACCGATGCCTGTTGAAACGCTAGAGCGTATATTTCAGCTTGATGAAAAGGTTCGTTACATTCGTGGAAATGGAGATCGAGAGGTAGTTATGGCTTACGATGGTCAATCCCTTCAACATATGTCTGAAAAAGGACGTGAAAACCAAGAGTGGGTCGCTGAACAAATCACACCCCTCCAACGAGATTTTCTTGCTCAATTACCAGAACAGGAGCCATTTCATATTGAAGGATTTGGTGAGATTTTATTTTGTCATGCCACGCCAAATAGCGATGAGGAAATCTTTACACCGAACACTACAATGAAACGTCTTTCTACCATCTTTCAGAATGTTAGTCAGAAGTATGTTGTATGTGGACACACTCATATACAATTTGAACACGAAGTAGATGGATTAAGTATTCTTAACGCTGGTAGTGTAGGGATGCCTTTTGCTGATCAACCAGGTGCTTATTGGCTTTTACTTACTCCAGATGGATATGAATTTAGACGGACGACATACAGTAAAGAGGAAGCTGCTAAAGTGATAAGTACGAGTAAAGATCCTCAAGCTCAGGAATTTATAGAGACATACGTAGTAAAAGGAGTGCCAGAAGCGAAAGGAATGGAAATACTAGAGGGGTTGGCTAATAAACAGTATTTGTAA
- a CDS encoding type II toxin-antitoxin system PemK/MazF family toxin: MSEIVPERGDLIVLNFNPQAGHEQAGRRNAIVLSPKEFNEATGFIVVCPITNQKKGYPFEVNLPNGGIPFEEGFPITGVILTDQIKSLDWRVRNLKVLKKFNPENEIIVDIIDECLAKIATYLT; this comes from the coding sequence ATGTCTGAAATTGTACCTGAGAGAGGCGATTTGATTGTATTAAACTTCAACCCACAAGCGGGTCATGAACAAGCCGGGAGAAGAAATGCTATTGTTTTATCGCCTAAAGAATTTAATGAAGCAACAGGTTTCATAGTCGTGTGTCCTATTACCAATCAAAAGAAGGGGTATCCCTTTGAAGTCAACTTACCCAATGGTGGGATCCCCTTTGAAGAAGGCTTTCCTATAACAGGTGTGATTTTGACTGACCAAATTAAATCATTGGATTGGAGAGTCCGAAATTTAAAAGTGTTAAAGAAGTTTAATCCGGAGAATGAAATAATAGTGGATATCATTGATGAGTGCCTAGCAAAAATAGCAACATACTTAACATGA
- a CDS encoding AbrB/MazE/SpoVT family DNA-binding domain-containing protein, with amino-acid sequence MISKKNYEEDDFMSTVIAQKWGNSLGIRIPKEAADRIGIDQGSEMELRVIGSENTLTLKPKKKRKSYKLDELLSQITPENRHKEIDFNREGRELI; translated from the coding sequence ATGATTTCCAAGAAAAACTATGAAGAGGATGATTTCATGTCTACTGTCATTGCTCAAAAATGGGGAAACAGTTTAGGGATTCGTATTCCAAAAGAAGCTGCTGATAGAATAGGAATTGATCAAGGTTCGGAAATGGAATTACGTGTGATTGGAAGTGAAAACACACTCACATTAAAACCAAAAAAGAAACGAAAATCATACAAATTGGATGAACTCTTATCACAAATCACTCCTGAAAATAGACACAAAGAAATTGATTTTAATCGCGAGGGGCGTGAATTAATTTAA
- a CDS encoding MFS transporter yields the protein MKKGTLASRNIRVLFWAELFGSVRFIQPVLALFYFARGLDETSILWVMLFWSTGVLIGEVPTGVFADRFGAKRSFMVGAVLSVISHGMLIWAYDPWVFFASSFVSGFSVTFFSGADEALIYESLKESNEENKMDKAVGIIHSGQFVVMVFVLIIGAMIAKDLTDQQFILLLILGILFQSIQIVLLLFIGNPKNQGNYRDNPFKQVKEGILTIKKAPQVLWMFLNVTLVFIPSAAIFDQFSDKLLSDAGLPVFLIGFVFAGLSILSFFLSRSIGWITSRISRVIVLHVTGGISVIGLLLVAYFRETLWILLLIMILLRFVRTIRYPVYSQLANDIIPSNVRATTISLLSIIDSVCDLIIFSSVAGIAVFGFNVLFLACAAIALVGSLIPIRPVAKLS from the coding sequence ATGAAAAAAGGTACGTTAGCTTCACGAAATATTCGTGTTTTATTTTGGGCAGAACTATTTGGGAGTGTTCGTTTTATACAGCCCGTTTTGGCTTTGTTTTATTTTGCGCGTGGATTGGATGAAACATCGATCCTCTGGGTTATGTTATTTTGGAGTACTGGAGTATTAATTGGAGAAGTTCCTACAGGTGTGTTTGCTGATCGTTTTGGTGCCAAGCGTTCTTTTATGGTTGGGGCCGTTTTAAGTGTCATTAGTCATGGAATGCTTATTTGGGCCTATGATCCTTGGGTATTTTTCGCTAGCAGTTTTGTCAGCGGATTTTCTGTCACGTTCTTTAGTGGGGCAGATGAAGCGTTAATCTATGAATCTTTAAAAGAATCTAATGAAGAAAATAAGATGGATAAAGCAGTCGGGATTATCCATTCAGGCCAATTTGTTGTGATGGTTTTTGTCTTAATCATAGGTGCTATGATAGCCAAAGACTTAACAGATCAACAGTTTATATTACTATTAATATTGGGTATTCTTTTTCAATCTATTCAAATTGTTCTGTTGTTATTTATTGGAAATCCAAAAAATCAAGGAAACTACCGGGACAATCCTTTTAAGCAAGTAAAAGAAGGCATTCTCACGATCAAAAAGGCTCCACAAGTATTATGGATGTTTCTAAATGTTACGCTTGTGTTTATTCCATCAGCTGCTATTTTCGATCAGTTTAGTGATAAATTATTGAGTGATGCTGGTTTACCGGTGTTTTTAATCGGATTTGTCTTTGCTGGACTATCTATATTAAGTTTCTTCCTTTCCCGTTCAATTGGTTGGATTACATCGCGAATCTCTCGAGTAATTGTGTTACATGTTACAGGGGGGATAAGTGTAATTGGCTTGCTATTGGTTGCTTATTTTCGGGAGACCCTTTGGATCTTATTACTCATAATGATTCTTCTCCGGTTTGTGAGAACAATACGTTACCCTGTTTATTCTCAATTAGCGAATGATATCATTCCATCCAATGTACGAGCGACAACGATTTCGTTATTATCGATTATTGATTCAGTCTGTGACTTAATCATATTTAGCAGTGTTGCTGGAATTGCGGTGTTTGGGTTTAACGTGCTATTTTTAGCGTGTGCGGCTATTGCTTTAGTGGGAAGTTTAATTCCTATACGACCAGTAGCGAAATTAAGTTAG
- a CDS encoding uridine kinase family protein — protein sequence MKNLVQQIINWINKTDEHMVIGISGHGAAGKTTFAQDLVNGVNQKGVNYINTDPYLVSSNVRKHAIIEYTYHNERHQFKVTACHPAAHNLGALERDIQMVREKLDFNTIHTSYLKSKLISSKNKVTIVEGMTVAFINPDLFDLTIYLYADGETELRRRSSRDIVERGADLAYLKRSHEERRIQYEVFMHPYSERFDIIVKNDDQSIVLEKNNLKNTPHVNRREACGKKLF from the coding sequence ATGAAAAATTTAGTACAACAAATCATCAACTGGATCAATAAAACGGATGAACATATGGTTATAGGTATTTCAGGGCATGGTGCCGCTGGAAAAACGACGTTTGCACAAGATTTGGTCAATGGGGTAAATCAAAAAGGAGTAAATTACATAAATACAGACCCTTACCTTGTTAGCTCAAATGTTCGAAAACATGCCATCATTGAGTATACGTATCACAATGAACGTCATCAATTTAAGGTGACGGCTTGTCATCCAGCTGCTCACAATCTTGGTGCGCTGGAAAGAGATATTCAGATGGTCAGAGAGAAGTTAGATTTTAATACGATTCATACTTCTTATTTAAAAAGTAAATTGATATCTTCAAAAAACAAAGTGACGATAGTAGAAGGAATGACCGTAGCTTTTATTAATCCAGATCTTTTTGATCTGACAATCTATCTTTATGCAGATGGAGAAACGGAATTAAGGAGAAGAAGTAGCAGGGACATTGTTGAAAGAGGGGCTGATCTTGCTTATTTGAAGAGATCTCATGAAGAACGACGGATTCAGTATGAGGTATTTATGCATCCCTATAGTGAAAGGTTTGATATTATTGTGAAAAATGACGATCAATCTATCGTTCTAGAAAAAAACAATTTAAAAAACACGCCTCATGTTAATAGACGTGAGGCGTGTGGAAAGAAATTATTTTAA
- a CDS encoding ArsR/SmtB family transcription factor, which yields MDTKVKFLQGFAHKIRIQILECIKEEEKTVSQIVDDLNGNQSSISQHLACLKGCGLIVGRQEGKYIFYRLSNEHVKDLLTMFDVVLDQVEDDVACCKNHIV from the coding sequence ATGGATACAAAAGTAAAATTTCTACAAGGATTCGCACATAAAATAAGAATTCAAATTCTTGAATGCATTAAGGAAGAAGAAAAAACGGTATCACAAATTGTTGATGACCTAAATGGAAACCAGTCGAGTATTTCACAACACTTAGCGTGCTTGAAGGGGTGTGGGTTGATTGTTGGCAGACAGGAAGGAAAATATATCTTTTATCGATTAAGTAATGAGCATGTCAAAGACTTACTGACCATGTTTGATGTTGTGCTAGATCAAGTGGAAGACGATGTAGCTTGTTGTAAAAATCATATTGTTTAG
- a CDS encoding heavy metal translocating P-type ATPase, translated as MVADQCCSSKEKEKMAVQEATSCSESKEKTNSCCSSNQSLEQSCCSDNEIDFTPKDEVVEYRIYGMDCPSCGLTIEKGLRKLEHIKDVKVNYNTAKLQLVRQDGANMIGVEDEVQKFGFRIKPLKQIEDVKEYLIEGMDCGSCAKSIENHLNTIEGVNSVIVNFSTGKMKVEHDNSVDEIILQVSKIGFKASLLSKASPSPKPAKNKEGTTIIITSGLLIALGMMGAFAEVSFYLTTLLYATAMVISGYKPVKSAYYSIKSRSLDMNVLMSAAAIGAALIGEWVEGAMVVWLFALGTTLQNISLEKTRNSIRNLMNLSPSEAWVKEGSQLVKKIVENVSIGEVIIVKPGDKIPLDGEILKGESSINQAPITGESIPVDKEVGDTVYAGTINENGSLEVRVTKIVEDTAIAKIIHLVEEAQEQRAPTQDFIDKFANVYTPFVFILALLTMVFPPIVGLGTWDDWFYRGLELLVVACPCALVISTPVAIVSAIGNAAKNGVLIKGGTFLEKSGAINAIAFDKTGTLTEGKPKVSEVKALNMPEEEFLSIALTLESYSAHPIAQTIVNYATEKGITSKEGELFKNLVGKGIQATLDGVTYYAGNARLFEEMNLPLGEAQTIVQEMQQKGRTVVIISNQQEMLGIISVADTVRPSTVQALSGLKKVGVHQVVMLTGDNEGTAKMISKEASVSRYFAELLPEDKVDVIKKLQNEGHKVAMVGDGINDAPALASADLGIAMGGAGTDTAMETADIVLMADNLEKLPHTIKLSQKVLKIIKQNIWFSIIVKLIALILIFPGLLTLWLAVLSDTGAAVLVILNALRLLKVESDNQ; from the coding sequence ATAGTGGCAGATCAATGTTGCAGTTCGAAAGAAAAAGAAAAAATGGCAGTACAAGAAGCAACAAGTTGCTCAGAAAGTAAAGAGAAGACTAATAGTTGTTGCAGTAGTAATCAAAGTTTAGAGCAATCTTGCTGTAGTGATAATGAAATTGATTTTACTCCTAAAGATGAAGTAGTTGAATATCGAATATATGGGATGGATTGTCCTTCATGTGGATTAACAATAGAAAAAGGCTTACGCAAACTAGAACATATTAAAGATGTAAAAGTGAACTATAATACAGCAAAACTTCAATTAGTTAGGCAAGATGGTGCGAATATGATAGGGGTCGAGGATGAAGTCCAAAAATTTGGTTTCCGAATAAAACCTCTCAAACAAATTGAAGATGTAAAAGAATACTTAATAGAAGGAATGGATTGTGGCAGTTGTGCGAAAAGTATAGAAAATCATTTAAATACTATTGAAGGGGTTAACAGTGTCATTGTTAACTTTTCGACTGGGAAAATGAAAGTGGAGCATGACAATAGTGTAGATGAAATAATCTTACAAGTATCTAAGATTGGTTTTAAAGCGTCTTTGCTATCAAAAGCTAGTCCTTCTCCTAAGCCCGCTAAGAATAAAGAAGGAACCACAATTATTATTACGTCTGGACTATTAATTGCCTTAGGTATGATGGGGGCGTTTGCGGAAGTATCATTCTATTTGACAACTCTATTATACGCAACAGCTATGGTGATTAGTGGATATAAACCAGTGAAAAGTGCCTATTACTCTATTAAGAGTCGTTCATTAGATATGAATGTACTCATGTCAGCGGCGGCTATTGGTGCTGCCCTCATTGGCGAATGGGTAGAAGGAGCAATGGTTGTTTGGTTATTTGCTCTAGGGACAACTCTTCAAAACATTTCGTTAGAGAAAACGAGGAATTCGATTCGCAACTTAATGAATCTATCTCCTTCAGAAGCATGGGTTAAAGAAGGGTCTCAGCTGGTGAAAAAGATTGTGGAAAATGTATCAATAGGGGAAGTAATAATCGTAAAACCAGGTGATAAAATTCCGTTAGATGGGGAAATCCTCAAAGGTGAGTCTAGTATTAATCAAGCTCCGATTACAGGAGAATCAATTCCAGTCGACAAAGAAGTTGGAGATACGGTTTATGCAGGTACCATTAATGAAAATGGTTCGCTAGAAGTAAGAGTTACTAAAATAGTAGAAGATACAGCCATAGCCAAAATTATTCATTTAGTAGAAGAAGCACAAGAACAAAGGGCTCCTACTCAAGACTTTATAGATAAATTCGCAAATGTTTATACGCCGTTTGTCTTTATTTTAGCATTACTCACGATGGTTTTTCCTCCTATAGTAGGACTAGGTACGTGGGATGATTGGTTTTATAGGGGGCTTGAACTGTTAGTCGTTGCTTGTCCGTGTGCTCTAGTTATTTCTACACCAGTAGCGATTGTTTCGGCCATTGGAAATGCCGCCAAAAATGGCGTTTTAATTAAAGGGGGTACATTTTTAGAAAAATCAGGAGCGATTAATGCGATTGCCTTTGATAAAACAGGTACGTTAACGGAAGGGAAACCAAAAGTTTCTGAGGTAAAGGCATTAAATATGCCTGAGGAAGAGTTTTTATCAATCGCTTTAACATTAGAAAGCTATTCCGCTCATCCAATTGCACAAACCATTGTAAATTACGCAACGGAAAAGGGAATAACCTCTAAAGAGGGTGAATTATTTAAAAATCTAGTCGGTAAAGGCATTCAAGCAACCCTTGATGGAGTAACTTACTATGCTGGGAATGCACGACTTTTTGAAGAAATGAACTTACCTTTAGGTGAGGCTCAAACAATCGTTCAAGAGATGCAACAGAAAGGAAGAACCGTTGTAATTATTAGTAATCAGCAAGAAATGCTAGGGATTATCTCTGTTGCTGATACCGTTCGCCCCTCCACTGTTCAGGCATTAAGTGGATTGAAAAAAGTCGGAGTTCATCAAGTTGTCATGTTAACAGGTGATAATGAAGGAACAGCTAAAATGATTTCAAAAGAAGCGTCAGTTAGTCGTTATTTTGCAGAATTACTACCAGAAGACAAAGTCGACGTTATCAAGAAATTGCAGAATGAAGGGCATAAAGTAGCAATGGTGGGCGACGGAATTAACGATGCTCCAGCACTTGCTTCAGCTGATTTAGGAATCGCCATGGGCGGAGCAGGTACGGATACAGCAATGGAAACAGCAGATATCGTATTAATGGCGGATAATCTTGAAAAACTGCCACACACGATAAAGTTAAGTCAAAAAGTACTGAAGATTATAAAACAAAACATTTGGTTTTCAATAATTGTAAAATTGATTGCACTAATATTAATCTTTCCAGGTTTGCTCACACTATGGTTAGCCGTACTAAGTGACACTGGAGCTGCTGTACTAGTCATCTTAAATGCTCTACGTCTTTTAAAGGTGGAGTCGGATAATCAATAA
- a CDS encoding SDR family oxidoreductase codes for MKKQIALITGTSTGLGFALTEKLAKEGWKVYATMRNVQKGTDVLNLKNEGLDIELLQLDVQSQQSIDEAVNTIINQEGQIDLLINNAGIGFIKNTEQATEEEVQNVFDINTFGQIRCTKAVLPFMREKKAGRIVSVSSVGGLVGQPLNEIYCASKFALEGYYESLATYVTPYFGVEFMIVEPGGISSEFTTNILSKVESEGGLPKDDYAPVLNDYLGSREGRNNDGVFQTPEEVAGVVLEQLNKDQLSLRVRTSPWAEELCNYKTSTDPTGLLQTKEVTRSMLGKE; via the coding sequence ATGAAAAAACAAATCGCATTAATCACGGGAACTTCTACAGGTCTTGGGTTTGCATTAACTGAAAAACTTGCAAAAGAAGGATGGAAAGTTTATGCCACGATGAGAAATGTCCAAAAAGGGACGGATGTTTTAAATCTAAAAAATGAAGGACTTGATATAGAATTACTTCAGTTAGATGTTCAATCTCAGCAATCGATTGATGAGGCTGTAAATACAATTATTAACCAAGAGGGGCAGATTGATCTTCTGATTAACAATGCAGGTATTGGGTTTATAAAAAACACAGAACAAGCGACTGAAGAGGAGGTTCAAAATGTGTTTGATATTAATACATTCGGGCAAATTCGTTGTACGAAGGCGGTTCTCCCATTCATGAGGGAGAAAAAGGCAGGGAGAATTGTTTCTGTTTCTTCGGTAGGAGGGTTAGTTGGCCAACCGTTAAATGAAATTTATTGTGCCTCTAAGTTTGCTTTAGAAGGATATTATGAAAGTTTAGCTACTTATGTTACGCCATATTTTGGTGTCGAATTTATGATTGTAGAACCTGGGGGGATTTCATCGGAATTTACTACCAACATTCTGTCCAAGGTAGAAAGTGAAGGTGGGCTTCCTAAAGATGACTATGCACCAGTATTAAATGATTATTTAGGATCAAGAGAAGGGCGTAATAATGACGGTGTATTCCAAACACCAGAAGAAGTAGCAGGTGTTGTTTTGGAACAGTTAAACAAAGATCAACTTTCTTTACGTGTTAGAACGTCTCCTTGGGCTGAAGAACTATGCAATTATAAAACGTCTACAGATCCAACAGGATTATTACAAACAAAAGAAGTTACTCGTTCGATGTTAGGGAAAGAATAA
- a CDS encoding type 1 glutamine amidotransferase domain-containing protein: MTKHILMVVTTADEMNEGHKTGLWLSEFGEAYVEFAKLGYEITVASPKGGKTPIDDQSLQGEVPQEILDTEKYLQDTMKIEDIQDTTLFDAIFLPGGHGTMFDLPENKKLQEIIRDLYEANKTVAAVCHGPAGLVGVKSSDGTPLVSGKTVTAFTDAEERETTLDRFMPFLLETRLRELGANVVVENNWSDHVQVDDHLITGQNPQSTISAANEVIKQLSK, from the coding sequence TTGACAAAGCATATTTTAATGGTGGTTACTACAGCAGACGAGATGAATGAAGGTCACAAAACAGGTTTATGGCTATCTGAATTTGGTGAAGCTTATGTAGAATTTGCGAAGTTAGGATACGAAATTACGGTAGCGAGTCCTAAAGGTGGAAAAACACCGATTGATGATCAAAGCTTACAAGGAGAGGTCCCTCAAGAGATTTTGGATACAGAGAAGTATTTACAAGATACTATGAAGATAGAAGATATTCAAGATACAACATTATTTGATGCGATTTTCTTGCCAGGTGGACATGGTACAATGTTTGATTTACCTGAGAATAAAAAGTTACAAGAAATCATCCGAGACCTATACGAAGCAAATAAGACGGTAGCGGCAGTTTGTCATGGACCAGCAGGTTTAGTTGGAGTAAAATCATCAGATGGTACTCCTTTAGTATCAGGTAAAACAGTAACGGCCTTTACGGATGCTGAGGAGCGCGAGACAACACTAGACCGTTTCATGCCATTCTTATTAGAAACTCGTCTTCGTGAGTTAGGAGCAAATGTCGTTGTCGAGAATAATTGGTCAGACCATGTACAAGTAGATGACCATTTAATTACAGGGCAAAATCCTCAATCTACCATTAGCGCCGCAAATGAAGTAATAAAGCAACTGAGTAAGTAA
- a CDS encoding RNA-guided endonuclease TnpB family protein, giving the protein MTKLNKAYKFRIYPTREQASLIRRTFGCVRFVYNKMLDDRKKTYEKYKDDKETLKMQKFPTPAQYKKEFEWLKEVDSLALANAQINLQKAYQNFFAKKADFPTFKSRKSRQSYTTNVVNGNIELTEGLIKLPKLTWIKIKQHRPITDGHKIKACTISMTKTGKFFVSILTEYEKKIVEQPAHLLIGLDFVMNGLFVDSETGKKANYPRFYRQMVEKLAKESRILARRTKGSSRWHQQRLKVAKIHEKIANQRKDFLHKQSYRLANQYDCVIIEDLDMKGMSQALKFGKSVADNAWGRFTSYLEYKLKEQGKKLIKIDKWFPSSKTCSNCGQIKEELTLSDRVFHCHCGFSSDRDWNASINIKNEGIRKLT; this is encoded by the coding sequence GTGACAAAGCTAAACAAGGCGTATAAATTCCGTATCTATCCTACACGTGAACAAGCTTCTCTTATTCGCAGAACCTTTGGTTGTGTGCGTTTTGTGTACAACAAAATGTTAGATGACCGTAAGAAAACCTATGAGAAATATAAGGATGATAAGGAAACCTTGAAAATGCAAAAGTTCCCGACACCTGCCCAGTACAAAAAAGAATTCGAATGGTTGAAGGAAGTTGATTCACTCGCTTTAGCGAATGCACAAATCAATCTTCAAAAAGCGTATCAAAACTTCTTTGCTAAAAAGGCTGACTTTCCTACCTTCAAAAGTCGTAAATCGAGACAATCCTATACAACAAATGTGGTCAATGGGAATATTGAACTTACAGAAGGATTAATTAAACTACCAAAACTGACATGGATAAAAATCAAACAGCATCGCCCAATAACAGATGGACATAAGATAAAAGCGTGTACGATCTCCATGACTAAAACAGGGAAGTTTTTTGTGTCCATCTTGACTGAATATGAAAAGAAAATTGTAGAACAACCAGCTCATTTATTGATTGGTCTAGACTTTGTGATGAATGGCTTATTTGTCGATAGTGAAACAGGTAAGAAAGCCAATTACCCTCGTTTTTATCGTCAAATGGTAGAGAAGCTAGCCAAAGAAAGCCGCATATTAGCTAGACGAACAAAAGGCTCTTCTCGTTGGCATCAACAGCGCTTAAAAGTAGCGAAAATTCATGAGAAAATCGCCAATCAAAGAAAAGACTTTCTTCATAAACAGTCTTATAGACTCGCAAACCAATACGATTGCGTCATTATTGAAGACCTCGATATGAAAGGGATGTCTCAAGCATTGAAGTTTGGTAAAAGTGTAGCTGATAATGCCTGGGGGAGGTTCACATCCTATTTAGAGTACAAGTTAAAAGAACAAGGAAAGAAACTAATCAAGATCGATAAATGGTTTCCTTCTTCAAAAACGTGCTCAAATTGCGGTCAAATCAAGGAAGAATTGACGCTTTCTGACCGAGTGTTCCATTGTCATTGTGGATTCTCGTCCGATCGTGATTGGAATGCGTCAATCAATATCAAAAACGAAGGTATTCGAAAGCTTACATAA
- a CDS encoding GNAT family N-acetyltransferase → MFIKTDRLLIRPFEESDWKEVHEYTSQKSVMEYIPEGVFSEEEAKRFVQTNMGKKAEKFPVILVNQNRVIGHIIFHPYFGEHTYEIGWVFNPQYQNKGYASEAAMALLRHGFETINLHRIVDTCQPENIPSYRVMEKIGMRREGHHKKCIPHGDEWWDEYYYAIRELHTTYASA, encoded by the coding sequence ATGTTTATTAAAACAGATCGGTTACTAATACGACCATTTGAAGAAAGTGATTGGAAAGAAGTTCATGAATATACCAGCCAAAAAAGTGTGATGGAGTATATCCCTGAAGGAGTCTTTTCTGAAGAAGAGGCTAAAAGATTTGTTCAGACCAATATGGGTAAAAAAGCTGAAAAATTCCCTGTCATACTCGTTAACCAAAACAGAGTGATTGGTCATATTATTTTCCATCCCTATTTTGGTGAGCATACTTATGAAATAGGATGGGTCTTCAACCCCCAATATCAAAATAAAGGGTATGCATCTGAAGCGGCAATGGCACTACTAAGACATGGCTTTGAGACAATTAATCTCCACCGAATCGTTGATACATGCCAGCCTGAAAACATCCCCTCCTACCGTGTGATGGAGAAAATCGGAATGAGAAGAGAAGGCCATCATAAGAAGTGTATTCCTCATGGAGATGAATGGTGGGATGAGTATTATTACGCAATCCGTGAACTACATACCACCTACGCTAGCGCTTAG
- a CDS encoding DUF2628 domain-containing protein, translating to MASLKKRTSVDFAELDEEMTEEVLLFVGKNKETYQKKWEKLSQKGKSKVSWNWASFLLGLFWMAFRKMNTYAYSFLAMFVTLDIFFLLSANQTIPSGSLIGVFVVIGMMSNQMYLDHVVRSVNKLRESYPNREERLKEISKRGGASWINAIVYVIVFFTVYTLVDIFL from the coding sequence GTGGCATCATTGAAGAAGAGAACATCGGTCGATTTTGCAGAACTTGATGAAGAAATGACCGAAGAGGTTCTATTGTTTGTAGGAAAGAACAAAGAAACTTATCAAAAGAAATGGGAAAAGTTATCTCAAAAAGGGAAATCAAAAGTATCATGGAATTGGGCAAGCTTTTTATTAGGATTGTTTTGGATGGCGTTTAGGAAAATGAATACATATGCCTATTCTTTTTTAGCTATGTTTGTAACCTTAGATATTTTCTTTCTTTTATCTGCTAACCAAACAATCCCTTCAGGTAGCTTGATAGGAGTTTTTGTCGTTATAGGTATGATGTCGAATCAAATGTATTTAGATCATGTAGTGAGATCAGTCAATAAGTTAAGAGAATCTTATCCTAATAGAGAAGAAAGACTTAAAGAAATTAGTAAACGAGGGGGCGCAAGTTGGATAAATGCGATTGTATATGTGATCGTATTCTTTACTGTTTATACACTTGTAGATATATTTTTATAA
- a CDS encoding histidine phosphatase family protein, producing the protein MTKRIFVIRHCQANGQQREAELSEEGEKQAYELANFFANKKVERIISSPFLRAKQSIKPLSERLSLDMESDERLSERILSSSNLSDWYEKLKETFEDLELKFAGGESSQEAMNRIVNVIEDV; encoded by the coding sequence ATGACGAAAAGAATATTTGTCATACGACACTGTCAAGCAAACGGACAGCAACGAGAAGCTGAACTATCGGAAGAAGGGGAAAAACAGGCATATGAATTAGCCAACTTTTTTGCGAACAAAAAGGTCGAACGAATCATCTCTAGTCCATTTTTACGTGCAAAGCAGTCGATCAAACCACTGAGTGAGAGGTTGAGTCTAGATATGGAATCAGATGAGCGTTTGTCAGAAAGAATTCTTAGTTCAAGTAACCTGTCAGATTGGTATGAGAAATTGAAAGAAACGTTTGAAGATTTGGAGTTGAAGTTTGCAGGGGGAGAATCAAGTCAAGAAGCCATGAATCGAATCGTAAATGTGATTGAAGATGTGTAG